Proteins from one Polynucleobacter wuianus genomic window:
- the folD gene encoding bifunctional methylenetetrahydrofolate dehydrogenase/methenyltetrahydrofolate cyclohydrolase FolD: MPAQLLDGNALSKKLRAEIAARGAIVTAKGVRPGLAVIVVGENPASQVYVRNKVKACEDVGFHSVLERYSAELGEEELLARIATLNADPSIHGILVQLPLPEHIASERVLEAIAPEKDVDGFHVANAGALMVGQPEFKPCTPYGCMKILESIDYPIRGARAVIVGASNIVGKPMAMLLLQAGATVTICNSKTRDLAHHTKDADILVVATGKPKMISGDMVKNGAVVIDVGINRLPDGKLCGDVDFDAAKYVAGWITPVPGGVGPMTITMLLMNTLEAAEKAAKP, from the coding sequence ATGCCCGCTCAACTACTCGACGGAAACGCCCTCTCTAAAAAACTGCGCGCAGAAATTGCTGCCCGTGGTGCAATTGTTACTGCAAAAGGGGTTCGACCAGGTTTAGCAGTTATCGTTGTTGGTGAAAATCCTGCCAGCCAAGTGTATGTGCGCAACAAAGTGAAAGCCTGTGAAGATGTTGGCTTTCATTCAGTACTAGAACGTTACTCTGCGGAGCTTGGCGAAGAAGAATTGCTCGCTCGGATTGCTACTCTCAATGCCGATCCCTCGATTCATGGGATTTTGGTGCAACTCCCTTTGCCGGAGCATATTGCCTCTGAGCGCGTACTCGAAGCTATTGCCCCAGAAAAAGATGTGGATGGTTTCCACGTCGCCAATGCTGGCGCCTTAATGGTAGGCCAGCCTGAATTTAAGCCCTGCACACCTTATGGCTGTATGAAGATTCTCGAAAGCATTGACTACCCTATTCGCGGCGCTCGTGCTGTGATTGTTGGCGCCTCCAATATTGTGGGCAAGCCAATGGCAATGTTGTTACTGCAAGCTGGTGCAACAGTAACGATCTGCAATAGTAAAACCCGTGATCTGGCTCACCACACTAAAGATGCTGATATTTTGGTGGTAGCAACTGGAAAGCCAAAAATGATCTCCGGTGACATGGTAAAGAATGGCGCTGTTGTTATCGACGTGGGCATCAACCGCCTGCCGGATGGCAAGCTTTGTGGCGATGTCGATTTTGATGCCGCTAAGTATGTGGCCGGCTGGATTACCCCTGTTCCAGGTGGGGTTGGACCAATGACCATCACCATGCTCTTGATGAATACTTTGGAAGCCGCTGAAAAAGCAGCCAAACCATAG